In one window of Magnetococcales bacterium DNA:
- a CDS encoding response regulator: MSPQCHVLVVEDNQEIRELVVRYLNEHAVQATGVADGRAMRAALERETVDLIILDLMLPGEDGLTLCRQLRKHSRLPVIMLTALGDHADRVVGLEMGADDYVTKPFDPRELLARIKAVLRRYQGDAGDGGKSGKTPASTIKFAGWTLHLARRELVDHEGVVEPLSAGEFDLLLAFLYHSRQVLSRERLMDLAHGKSAELYDRSIDTQVMRLRRKIEPNPKEPELIKTVWGGGYMFTSEVITA; the protein is encoded by the coding sequence ATGAGTCCGCAATGCCATGTTCTGGTTGTGGAAGACAATCAGGAGATCCGGGAACTCGTGGTGCGCTACCTCAACGAACACGCTGTCCAGGCTACTGGCGTGGCAGACGGTCGTGCCATGCGGGCTGCGCTGGAGCGGGAAACGGTGGATTTGATCATTCTCGACCTCATGCTGCCGGGCGAGGATGGTTTGACTTTGTGCCGCCAACTGCGCAAACACTCCCGCCTCCCGGTGATCATGCTGACCGCCCTGGGTGATCACGCCGATCGGGTGGTGGGGTTGGAGATGGGGGCCGACGACTATGTCACCAAACCGTTTGATCCCCGAGAATTGCTGGCCCGGATCAAGGCGGTGCTGCGCCGCTATCAAGGGGATGCGGGCGACGGCGGCAAGAGCGGAAAAACCCCGGCAAGCACAATCAAATTTGCCGGATGGACCCTGCATCTGGCCCGGCGGGAACTGGTCGATCATGAAGGCGTGGTCGAACCCTTGAGTGCCGGTGAATTCGACCTGCTCCTGGCCTTTCTCTACCATTCCCGGCAGGTACTCAGTCGTGAACGACTCATGGACCTGGCCCACGGCAAATCAGCGGAGTTGTATGATCGCAGCATCGATACCCAGGTGATGCGTTTGCGGCGCAAAATCGAGCCGAACCCCAAAGAACCCGAATTGATCAAGACCGTCTGGGGCGGCGGCTACATGTTCACATCCGAGGTCATCACCGCATGA
- a CDS encoding HAMP domain-containing protein: MKNPFPLSLAGQTVFILLVGLTFSHLLSILVFTSEKLEPMVLTSERRVLEHMATVTRLLLDIPGSLHEPVLATMNRSGLHFQVLPQTARDPLPSLPGNNKFLQHILAEMIQSDRATVVAVTLSEPDWNHRHGTLHRFLFGLEMEIIRLMHREVLDQELRAWVDLPAGQRIFLTTKPADNHVPLFRHATISVLVMTLAIFLFALVIARHTTRPLRRIAQAADNFGQDVHAAPLPEQGATEIVSVTRAFNRMQQKIHEFVTERLRMIAAISHDLRTPLTKLKLMAEFVGDAHTRSRMVATLNEMESMLAATLSFARDAVAVEPKQKINLGSLLVTITEDMADIGLAATCATTEKQPCLCRPLAMKRAFTNLIHNAVKYGGSAHISLTAGTDRLVIDIHDPGPGIPPDAWDHVCKPFVRLEPSRSPQTGGVGLGLAIASSVIRDHGGSIRFEHPPAGGFITRVELPRGTAPARSHPE, translated from the coding sequence ATGAAAAACCCGTTTCCCCTCAGTCTGGCTGGACAAACGGTCTTCATCCTTCTGGTCGGTCTCACCTTTTCCCACCTGCTGAGCATTCTGGTCTTCACCAGCGAAAAGCTGGAACCCATGGTCCTGACCAGTGAACGTCGCGTCCTGGAACACATGGCAACGGTCACCAGACTGCTGCTGGACATTCCGGGTTCTTTGCACGAACCGGTTCTGGCCACCATGAATCGCAGTGGTCTTCATTTCCAGGTGTTGCCGCAGACCGCCCGGGATCCGCTTCCGTCCCTGCCTGGCAACAACAAGTTTTTGCAACATATTCTTGCGGAGATGATCCAGTCCGACCGGGCCACGGTCGTGGCGGTGACCCTGAGCGAACCCGATTGGAATCACCGGCATGGAACCCTGCATCGTTTCCTGTTTGGCCTGGAGATGGAGATCATCCGCCTGATGCATCGGGAAGTCCTGGACCAGGAGCTGCGGGCCTGGGTGGACCTGCCTGCCGGACAGCGCATTTTTCTGACCACCAAACCGGCGGACAATCATGTTCCGTTGTTTCGCCACGCCACCATTTCGGTTCTGGTCATGACCCTGGCCATTTTTCTGTTTGCCCTGGTCATCGCCCGCCACACGACCCGACCTTTGCGCCGCATTGCCCAGGCGGCGGACAATTTTGGCCAGGATGTGCATGCCGCACCTCTTCCGGAACAGGGTGCAACCGAAATTGTCAGCGTGACCCGTGCCTTCAACCGGATGCAGCAGAAGATTCACGAATTTGTCACCGAGCGGTTGCGCATGATCGCCGCCATCTCCCACGACCTGCGCACCCCCCTGACCAAATTGAAACTCATGGCCGAGTTTGTGGGTGATGCCCATACCCGCAGCCGGATGGTCGCCACCCTGAACGAGATGGAATCCATGCTTGCGGCCACCCTCTCTTTTGCCCGTGACGCCGTTGCCGTGGAACCCAAACAAAAAATCAATCTGGGCAGCCTGCTGGTGACCATCACCGAGGATATGGCCGACATCGGCCTGGCCGCGACCTGCGCCACAACCGAAAAACAGCCCTGCCTCTGCCGCCCCTTGGCCATGAAGCGTGCTTTCACCAACCTGATCCACAATGCCGTCAAATATGGCGGTTCTGCCCACATTTCCCTGACTGCCGGCACCGACCGGCTTGTCATTGACATTCACGACCCGGGACCCGGCATTCCTCCCGACGCCTGGGACCATGTGTGCAAACCCTTTGTGCGTCTGGAACCTTCCCGGAGTCCCCAAACCGGTGGCGTCGGCCTCGGACTGGCCATTGCCTCGTCGGTCATCCGGGACCATGGTGGCAGCATACGTTTTGAGCATCCCCCGGCAGGAGGCTTCATCACCCGGGTCGAGCTGCCCAGGGGAACCGCTCCTGCCAGGAGTCATCCCGAATAA
- a CDS encoding LON peptidase substrate-binding domain-containing protein, whose protein sequence is MTLPLFPLHTVLFPGGVLKLRIFEERYLNLIRQCGRDHTGFVVVLIRKGREVGDTLPVLHDVGTLATIVDFDHLPEGLLGITAQGQRRFRIHAVRSRPDGLLLGSGEFLSMDPWQAIPDSFVILKDLLEVLAGTSRESFPKKNRPDNDAPGMQNGQEIISQDAASLAWRLCEHLLVPNPEKQAVLEMHDPLARLEQVGRWLESPQLDLTHN, encoded by the coding sequence ATGACCCTACCCTTGTTTCCCTTGCACACCGTGCTTTTTCCGGGCGGCGTTTTGAAATTGCGCATATTTGAAGAACGTTATCTGAATCTGATCCGACAGTGTGGTCGTGATCACACCGGGTTTGTCGTGGTCCTGATTCGCAAGGGCCGGGAGGTTGGTGATACATTACCGGTCCTGCATGACGTAGGCACGCTGGCAACCATTGTGGATTTTGACCATCTTCCGGAAGGACTCCTGGGCATCACGGCCCAGGGACAACGCCGCTTTCGCATCCATGCTGTACGTTCGCGTCCAGATGGTCTGCTGCTTGGCTCAGGTGAATTCCTCTCCATGGACCCCTGGCAGGCCATTCCGGATTCTTTTGTCATTCTGAAGGATTTACTGGAAGTTTTGGCGGGTACTTCCCGGGAGTCGTTTCCAAAAAAAAATCGCCCGGATAACGACGCCCCCGGCATGCAAAATGGTCAGGAAATAATTTCCCAGGATGCCGCTTCCCTGGCCTGGCGACTCTGTGAACATCTGCTCGTTCCCAATCCGGAAAAACAGGCCGTTTTGGAAATGCATGATCCCCTGGCCCGCCTGGAACAGGTTGGCCGCTGGCTGGAAAGCCCGCAACTGGATTTGACCCATAATTGA